The following proteins come from a genomic window of Ictalurus furcatus strain D&B chromosome 14, Billie_1.0, whole genome shotgun sequence:
- the zgc:172145 gene encoding ferritin light chain, oocyte isoform-like, translating to MSEPAEKRLKMNVPMCKAHRAFVGSKAKQNFPAAVEEGLCGISTSVMEFAYRLEALAKVFEQDDLPLSRVAAFFHQESTREQTRAEALVQYLSERGGHYCNKVIRRPGTEQVCALLPALELMLGQWKEEMAIMVELCRLAHEHEDPHTMSVVKSHFLRPLVPKIKLLGDLLTNAQRVGCTTDGTAGFGEYLIDQLYKELNSA from the exons ATGTCGGAACCAGCCGAGAAgagattaaaaatgaatgttcCCATGTGTAAAGCACACCGCGCATTCGTGGGCAGTAAAGCGAAGCAAAATTTCCCTGCTGCCGTTGAGGAAGGTTTATGTGGAATTTCAACTTCAGTGATGGAGTTTGCCTACCGACTCGAAGCTTTG GCTAAGGTCTTTGAGCAAGATGATCTGCCCTTGTCCCGTGTGGCTGCATTTTTCCATCAGGAGTCTACGAGGGAGCAGACACGGGCCGAGGCTCTGGTACAATACCTGTCTGAACGTGGGGGACATTACTGCAACAAAGTTATTCGG AGACCAGGCACTGAGCAGGTGTGTGCGCTGCTCCCTGCTCTGGAGCTCATGCTGGGCCAGTGGAAGGAGGAGATGGCCATCATGGTAGAACTATGTCGGCTAGCACATGAGCATGAGGACCCTCACACCATGAGTGTGGTCAAAAGCCACTTCCTCAGACCACTTGTCCCAAAGATCAAGCTTCTGGGTGACTTATTGACCAACGCTCAGAGAGTGGGATGCACCACTGATGGTACTGCAGGATTCGGAGAATATCTCATTGACCAGCTTTACAAGGAACTGAACAGTGCTTGA
- the myod1 gene encoding myoblast determination protein 1 homolog — MELSDIPFPIPSADDFYDDPCFNTSDMHFFEDLDPRLVHVSLLKSDEHNHMEDEHIRAPSGHHQAGRCLLWACKACKRKTTNADRRKAATMRERRRLSKVNDAFETLKRCTSTNPNQRLPKVEILRNAISYIESLQALLRSQEENYYPVLEQYSGDSDASSPRSNCSDGMMDFNGPARPSGRRNSYDNTYFNETPNGDVRSNKNPVVSSLDCLSSIVERISTESPAASSLPAAELCDGVTGSQPETSVPSPNNTCSPSGPTQDPIYQVL; from the exons ATGGAGCTGTCGGATATTCCGTTCCCCATCCCATCGGCTGATGATTTCTATGACGATCCCTGCTTTAACACCAGCGACATGCACTTCTTCGAAGACCTGGACCCCAGGCTAGTGCACGTGAGCTTGCTTAAGTCGGATGAACACAACCACATGGAGGATGAACATATCCGGGCGCCGAGTGGGCACCACCAAGCGGGCAGGTGTCTCCTGTGGGCGTGTAAAGCATGCAAGAGGAAAACCACCAACGCGGACAGGCGCAAAGCCGCAActatgagagagaggagacgcCTGAGCAAGGTCAACGATGCTTTTGAAACCCTGAAGAGGTGCACGTCTACTAACCCTAACCAGAGGCTGCCAAAGGTGGAGATCCTGAGAAACGCCATCAGTTACATCGAGTCTCTCCAAGCCTTACTCAGAAGTCAAGAGGAGAACTACTACCCGGTTCTGGAGCAATACAGCGGAGATTCAGACGCCTCCAGTCCCAGGTCCAACTGCTCAGATGGCATG ATGGATTTTAATGGCCCTGCTCGCCCGTCCGGAAGACGAAACAGCTATGACAACACGTACTTCAACGAAACTCCAAATG GAGATGTGAGGAGTAATAAGAACCCAGTGGTGTCGAGTTTGGACTGTCTGTCCAGCATCGTGGAGCGGATCTCCACTGAGTCTCCCGCCGCCTCCTCGCTCCCTGCGGCTGAGCTGTGTGACGGGGTCACCGGCTCTCAACCCGAGACAAGCGTGCCTTCTCCAAATAACACCTGCAGCCCGTCCGGCCCGACCCAAGACCCCATCTATCAGGTGCTCTGA
- the tnnt3a gene encoding troponin T type 3a (skeletal, fast) isoform X3 has protein sequence MSDTEDVETQEVDDEEEKPKFKPSAPRIPDGEKVDFDDIQKKRQNKDLVELQALIDAHFEHRKKEEEELIALKERIEKRRAERAEQQRIRAEKDKERQARREEERLRREEADAKKKADEDAKKKSALTSMGSQFSSYLQKADSKRGGKKQTEREKKRKILAERRKPLNIDHLNEDKLREKAKELHEWMKTLESEKFDHMERLKKQKYEVTTLRKRVEELSKFSKKGAAARRRK, from the exons AGGAGAAGCCCAAATTCAA GCCATCTGCACCCAGGATCCCTGATGGTGAAAAAGTGGACTTTGAT GACATCCAGAAGAAACGTCAGAACAAGGATCTCGTGGAACTGCAGGCACTGATCGATGCTCACTTTGAGCataggaagaaggaggaggaggagcttatCGCTCTCAAGGAGAGAATT GAGAAGCGCAGAGCTGAGAGGGCAGAGCAGCAGAGGATCAGGGCTGAGAAGGATAAGGAGCGCCAGGCAAGGCGTGAG GAAGAAAGGCTGAGAAGGGAAGAGGCTGATGCCAAGAAGAAGGCTGATGAAGATGCTAAGAAGAAGTCAGCCTTGACAAGCATGGGCTCCCAGTTCAGCAGCTACCTGCAGAAG GCTGACTCCAAGAGAGGTGgcaagaaacagacagagagagaaaagaagaggaagatccTGGCTGAGAGGCGTAAGCCACTCAACATTGACCACCTCAATGAGGACAAGCTGAG AGAGAAGGCCAAGGAGCTACATGAATGGATGAAGACCCTGGAGTCTGAGAAGTTTGACCATATGGAGAGGCTGAAGAAACAGAAATATGAG GTTACAACACTGCGTAAGAGAGTGGAGGAGCTGAGTAAATT CAGCAAGAAGGGAGCTGCCGCCCGCCGCAGGAAGTAA
- the tnnt3a gene encoding troponin T type 3a (skeletal, fast) isoform X4, whose translation MSDTEDVETQEEKPKFKPSAPRIPDGEKVDFDDIQKKRQNKDLVELQALIDAHFEHRKKEEEELIALKERIEKRRAERAEQQRIRAEKDKERQARREEERLRREEADAKKKADEDAKKKSALTSMGSQFSSYLQKADSKRGGKKQTEREKKRKILAERRKPLNIDHLNEDKLREKAKELHEWMKTLESEKFDHMERLKKQKYEVTTLRKRVEELSKFSKKGAAARRRK comes from the exons AGGAGAAGCCCAAATTCAA GCCATCTGCACCCAGGATCCCTGATGGTGAAAAAGTGGACTTTGAT GACATCCAGAAGAAACGTCAGAACAAGGATCTCGTGGAACTGCAGGCACTGATCGATGCTCACTTTGAGCataggaagaaggaggaggaggagcttatCGCTCTCAAGGAGAGAATT GAGAAGCGCAGAGCTGAGAGGGCAGAGCAGCAGAGGATCAGGGCTGAGAAGGATAAGGAGCGCCAGGCAAGGCGTGAG GAAGAAAGGCTGAGAAGGGAAGAGGCTGATGCCAAGAAGAAGGCTGATGAAGATGCTAAGAAGAAGTCAGCCTTGACAAGCATGGGCTCCCAGTTCAGCAGCTACCTGCAGAAG GCTGACTCCAAGAGAGGTGgcaagaaacagacagagagagaaaagaagaggaagatccTGGCTGAGAGGCGTAAGCCACTCAACATTGACCACCTCAATGAGGACAAGCTGAG AGAGAAGGCCAAGGAGCTACATGAATGGATGAAGACCCTGGAGTCTGAGAAGTTTGACCATATGGAGAGGCTGAAGAAACAGAAATATGAG GTTACAACACTGCGTAAGAGAGTGGAGGAGCTGAGTAAATT CAGCAAGAAGGGAGCTGCCGCCCGCCGCAGGAAGTAA